From a region of the Streptomyces venezuelae genome:
- the nuoF gene encoding NADH-quinone oxidoreductase subunit NuoF, producing MSVSSELSNGGNGGTSHPEAGGGTSPEKLLAPVLSSFWDEPRSWTLETYRRHEGYEGLRKALAMTPDDLIAYVKDSGLRGRGGAGFPTGMKWQFIPQGDGKPHYLVVNADESEPGTCKDIPLLFANPHSLIEGMIIACYAIRSEHAFIYLRGETVPVLRRLHEAVREAYAAGYLGKDIDGTGRNLDITVHAGAGAYICGEETALLDSLEGRRGQPRLRPPFPAVEGLYACPTVVNNVESIASVPAILNRGKDWFKSMGTEKSPGFTLYSLSGHVVGPGQYEAPLGITLRQLLDMSGGMRPGHRLKFWTPGGSSTPMFTDEHLDVPLDYEGVGAAGSMLGTKALQCFDETTCVVRAVTRWTEFYAHESCGKCTPCREGTYWLVQLLRDIEAGRGVMSDLDKLNDIADNINGKSFCALGDGAASPIFSSLKYFREEYEQHITGKGCPFDPRKSTLWADTEVNA from the coding sequence ATGTCGGTGTCTTCCGAACTGAGCAACGGGGGCAATGGGGGCACCTCCCATCCGGAGGCCGGCGGCGGGACCAGCCCGGAGAAGCTCCTCGCCCCCGTGCTGTCCTCCTTCTGGGACGAGCCACGGTCGTGGACGCTGGAGACCTACCGGCGCCACGAGGGGTACGAGGGCCTGCGCAAGGCCCTCGCCATGACCCCGGACGACCTCATCGCCTACGTGAAGGACTCGGGCCTGCGCGGACGCGGCGGCGCGGGCTTCCCCACCGGAATGAAGTGGCAGTTCATCCCGCAGGGCGACGGAAAGCCGCACTACCTCGTCGTGAACGCGGACGAGTCGGAGCCGGGAACCTGCAAGGACATCCCCCTCCTCTTCGCCAACCCGCACTCCCTCATCGAGGGAATGATCATCGCCTGCTACGCGATCCGCTCGGAGCACGCCTTCATCTACCTCCGCGGGGAGACGGTGCCCGTACTGCGTCGCCTGCACGAGGCCGTACGCGAGGCGTACGCGGCCGGATACCTCGGCAAGGACATCGACGGCACCGGGCGCAACCTCGACATCACGGTGCACGCGGGAGCGGGCGCGTACATCTGCGGCGAGGAGACGGCGCTGCTCGACTCCCTCGAAGGCCGGCGCGGACAGCCCCGGCTGCGTCCCCCCTTCCCTGCCGTCGAGGGGCTCTACGCGTGCCCCACTGTCGTCAACAACGTGGAGTCGATCGCCTCGGTTCCCGCGATCCTGAACAGGGGCAAGGACTGGTTCAAGTCGATGGGGACCGAGAAGTCCCCCGGCTTCACGCTGTACTCGCTCTCCGGGCACGTCGTCGGCCCCGGCCAGTACGAGGCCCCGCTCGGCATCACCCTGCGCCAGCTCCTCGACATGAGCGGCGGCATGCGCCCCGGGCACCGGCTGAAGTTCTGGACCCCGGGCGGCTCCTCCACCCCGATGTTCACCGACGAGCACCTCGACGTCCCGCTCGACTACGAGGGCGTGGGCGCCGCCGGCTCGATGCTCGGCACCAAGGCCCTCCAGTGCTTCGACGAGACGACCTGCGTGGTGCGGGCCGTGACCCGGTGGACCGAGTTCTACGCCCACGAGTCCTGCGGCAAGTGCACCCCGTGCCGCGAAGGCACCTACTGGCTGGTCCAGCTGCTCCGCGACATCGAGGCCGGCCGGGGCGTCATGTCCGACCTCGACAAGCTGAACGACATCGCCGACAACATCAACGGCAAGTCCTTCTGCGCGCTCGGCGACGGCGCCGCCAGCCCGATCTTCTCCTCGCTCAAGTACTTCCGCGAGGAGTACGAGCAGCACATCACGGGCAAGGGCTGCCCCTTCGACCCCAGGAAGTCGACCCTCTGGGCCGACACGGAGGTGAACGCATGA
- a CDS encoding NADH-quinone oxidoreductase subunit D gives MSNTSNHASSRETTEGTVYTVTGGDWDEIVQSAARADDERIVVNMGPQHPSTHGVLRLILEIDGETVTEARCGIGYLHTGIEKNLEFRNWTQGTTFVTRMDYLTPFFNETAYCLGVEKLLGITDQIPDRATIVRVLLMELNRLSSHLVCIATGGMELGATTIMIYGFRDRELILDIFELITGLRMNHAFVRPGGLAQDLPPGAVDQLREFVKTMKKNLPEYDKLATGNPIFKARMQDVGYLDLTGCMALGATGPILRSAGLPHDLRKSDPYCGYETYEFDVPTTESCDSYGRFLIRLEEMRQSLRIVEQCLERLEPGPVMVADKKIAWPAQLAMGPDGLGNSLDHIRNIMGTSMEALIHHFKLVTEGFRVPAGQAYAAVESPKGELGVHVVSDGGTRPYRVHFRDPSFTNLQAMAAMCEGGQVADVIVAVASIDPVMGGVDR, from the coding sequence ATGTCCAACACCTCGAACCACGCGTCCTCCCGCGAGACGACCGAGGGCACCGTCTACACCGTCACCGGCGGCGACTGGGACGAGATCGTCCAGTCCGCGGCCAGGGCCGACGACGAGCGGATCGTCGTCAACATGGGGCCGCAGCACCCGTCCACCCACGGAGTGCTGCGCCTGATCCTGGAGATCGACGGCGAGACGGTCACCGAGGCCCGCTGCGGCATCGGCTACCTGCACACCGGCATCGAGAAGAACCTCGAATTCCGGAACTGGACGCAGGGCACCACCTTCGTGACGCGCATGGACTACCTGACGCCGTTCTTCAACGAGACGGCGTACTGCCTGGGCGTCGAGAAGCTGCTCGGCATCACCGACCAGATCCCCGACCGCGCCACGATCGTCCGCGTCCTGCTGATGGAGCTCAACCGGCTCTCCTCCCACCTGGTGTGCATCGCCACCGGCGGCATGGAGCTGGGCGCGACCACGATCATGATCTACGGCTTCCGCGACCGCGAGCTGATCCTCGACATCTTCGAGCTGATCACCGGACTGCGCATGAACCACGCGTTCGTCCGCCCCGGCGGCCTCGCCCAGGACCTCCCCCCGGGCGCCGTCGACCAGCTGCGCGAGTTCGTGAAGACCATGAAGAAGAACCTGCCGGAGTACGACAAGCTCGCCACCGGCAACCCCATCTTCAAGGCCCGCATGCAGGACGTCGGCTACCTCGACCTCACCGGCTGCATGGCGCTCGGCGCCACCGGCCCGATCCTGCGCTCCGCCGGCCTGCCGCACGACCTGCGCAAGTCGGACCCGTACTGCGGATACGAGACCTACGAGTTCGACGTGCCGACCACCGAGAGCTGCGACTCCTACGGACGGTTCCTGATCCGCCTGGAGGAGATGCGCCAGTCCCTGCGGATCGTCGAGCAGTGCCTGGAGCGCCTGGAGCCGGGACCGGTGATGGTCGCCGACAAGAAGATCGCCTGGCCGGCGCAGCTCGCGATGGGCCCGGACGGCCTCGGCAACTCGCTCGACCACATCAGGAACATCATGGGCACCTCCATGGAGGCCCTCATCCACCACTTCAAGCTGGTGACCGAGGGCTTCCGGGTGCCGGCCGGCCAGGCGTACGCGGCCGTCGAGTCGCCCAAGGGCGAGCTCGGCGTCCACGTCGTCTCCGACGGCGGCACCCGCCCCTACCGGGTCCACTTCCGCGACCCGTCCTTCACCAACCTGCAGGCCATGGCCGCGATGTGCGAGGGCGGCCAGGTCGCCGACGTCATCGTCGCCGTCGCCTCCATCGACCCCGTGATGGGAGGCGTCGACCGATGA
- the nuoE gene encoding NADH-quinone oxidoreductase subunit NuoE, translating to MTASPSNQGVSLGMPQLPAPDFPAEVRERLEADAREVIARYPDSRSALLPLLHLTQSVEGHVSRTGIRFCAEVLGLTTAEVTAVATFYTMYRRKPSGDYQVGVCTNTLCAVMGGDAIFEELKEHLGVGNNETTPDGKITLEHIECNAACDFAPVVMVNWEFFDNQTPQSAKAMVDDLLAGREVSPTRGAPLCTYKETARILAGFPDEREGAVEATGGAGPASLIGLRIARGESAHTPIVHPRGEATTEGGE from the coding sequence ATGACCGCCAGTCCTTCGAACCAAGGGGTCTCGCTGGGCATGCCCCAGCTGCCGGCCCCCGACTTTCCGGCGGAGGTACGCGAGCGCCTCGAAGCCGACGCCAGGGAAGTCATCGCCCGCTACCCCGACAGCCGCTCCGCGCTGCTGCCGCTGCTGCACCTGACCCAGTCCGTCGAGGGCCACGTCTCGCGCACCGGCATCCGCTTCTGCGCCGAGGTACTGGGCCTGACCACCGCCGAGGTCACGGCCGTGGCGACCTTCTACACGATGTACCGACGCAAGCCCTCCGGCGACTACCAGGTCGGCGTCTGCACCAACACCCTGTGCGCGGTGATGGGCGGTGACGCCATCTTCGAGGAGCTCAAGGAGCACCTCGGGGTCGGCAACAACGAGACCACCCCCGACGGCAAGATCACCCTCGAACACATCGAGTGCAACGCGGCCTGCGACTTCGCCCCCGTGGTGATGGTCAACTGGGAGTTCTTCGACAACCAGACCCCCCAGTCCGCCAAGGCCATGGTCGACGACCTGCTGGCCGGGCGCGAGGTCTCGCCGACCCGGGGCGCGCCGCTGTGCACGTACAAGGAGACCGCCCGGATCCTGGCCGGTTTCCCGGACGAGCGCGAGGGCGCGGTCGAGGCGACCGGCGGGGCCGGCCCCGCCTCCCTGATCGGGCTGCGCATCGCGCGCGGCGAGTCCGCCCACACCCCGATCGTCCACCCGCGCGGCGAGGCCACCACCGAGGGAGGGGAGTGA